The Chryseolinea soli nucleotide sequence TAGTAGAACGGGAAGTCATGCAGGAAATGTTTGCGCCAATCGGTGATCATCGTTTCCATCAGCAGCTTGTAGGTTGCCGGTGCGGCCGTATTGGCTTCGCCCTGGTACCACAACGCTCCCGCAATGCGGAAGGGCAGCATGGGATTGATCATGGAATTATAGACGACGGCAGGCGACGAGGGGCACCAGGGCCTGTCGTCTACTTGTTTCTTGGAGGCTTCCAGTAGCTTCGGGTTGCCTTCGATGCTTTCGCGGGGTGTCCAGGTTTCGGCGGGCGTGCCGCCCCAGCTGGCGTTGATGAGACCGATGGGAACGTTCAGGCTGGTGTTCAATTTCTTTCCAAAGTAATACGCCACGGCGCTAAAGGACTTCACGTTTTCGGGGTTGGCCACTTTCCATTCGCCCTCGCCCCTCACCTGCGGTGTCATAGCGGCCGAGTTGGGGACGTCGAACAGGCGGATGTTGAGGTCGTTCACTTTGTCGATGTCGTTCTTTCCGTCGAGGGAAGCATTCATGCTCCACTCCATGTTGGATTGTCCCGCGCAAAGCCACACTTCACCGGTCATCACGTCTTTGAGCGTGATGGTTTCACCGCCTGCTTTCACGGTGATCGTATGGGGGCCGCCGGCGACGGGTGTGAATAGCGTTGTGCCCCAGAAGGCAGTGTTGTCGGTTTTCACTTTTACGGTGGTCGTATCCCAGCTCACCTGGATGGTGATGTCTTGCGTGGAATAGGACCAGCCCCAGATGGGCGTCGGTGATTGTTGTTGCAGCACCATGTGATCGTCGAAGATGGCGGCCAGGCGGAGTTGGGCTTGGGTGGTCGCTGCGGCCAGCAGCAAGGTGAAGAGCAGGGAGATCTTTCGCATGTTGTGAGATTGTCTGTGAATCAAAAATACAAAGGTATTGGAAGAAACATAACGGCCGCGACAGCCTCTTCCGGATGTTTTCTACAGAATTTTTTTGAGGCGTTCTACGATCTCCAACACGGCGGGACAAACCTGGGTGTTCTTATAGGCCAGCCCGGTGACCTGTACCATTTTTTTCCGGTCGGTGTGTGGGTATTCACGGCAAGCTTTGGGGCGGGCTTCGTAGACACTGCAATAGTTGTCGTCGCCGAGGAAGGGACAGGGCGAGGACTTGAGCACGTAGTCGCGGTCTTCGTCGATGCGCAGGTATTGTTCAACAAAGTCGCCGGGTTTCATGCGCAGGGCTTTGGCAACGCGCTCGATGTCGGTCTGATAAAAAATAGGCGATGTGGTCTTGCAGCAGTTGGCGCACGTGAGGCAATCCATTTCTTCGAACACCGCTTCGTGGGTGGTGTGAAAGGCATCATCCACTTTGCGGGGGTCCATCTTTTTTACGCGCTCCAGGAATTTTTTATTTTCCACCGCCCGGTTTTTTGCCTGCTGATAGAATTTCTCCCGGTCGAAAGCCTTATCTTCACTTGCCATTGTGCAAAGATCGTAAATTTCAGACTGTCTAAACCTACTCAAAAAAAATTATGACGACTGCCGCTCCTGCCACCGTGCTCGTTGAAAAACCCCGTATTTCTTCCATCGACATGATGCGTGGCATCGTCATGGTCGTGATGGCCCTGGACCACACGCGCGACTTTTTCCACATCGACGCTTTTCTCTTCGACCCTTTGGATCTGACCAAGACTTCACCGGCGCTGTTCTTCACGCGGTGGATCACGCATTTCTGTGCACCCACGTTTGTGTTTCTTTCGGGCATGTCGGCGCGCATCAGTTTGCAAGGCAAAGGCACAAAAGGATTGAGCAAATTCCTGTTATCGCGGGGGTTGTGGCTCATCTTTCTGGAGGTGACGGTGGTGCGCTTCGGGTTGCTTTTCAATCTCTATTATGACTTCACGTTGATGCAGGTGATCTGGGCCATCGGCGCCTCGATGGTGGTGCTTTCGGGACTTGTGTTCTTGAAGGAGCGTGTCGTCTTCATCCTCGGATTGGTGATCGTGTTTGGGCATAATTTGCTGGACATGGTTTCCGTTCCGCAGCAGAATCCCTTGTTTCCGCTTTGGGCATTGTTCGCACAGGTTGGCTTTTTCCAGATCACGCCTCAAAGCGCCGTGGCGGTCCCCTACCCGATGTTGCCTTGGCTCGGTATTATGTTGACGGGGTATGGCATGGGCATGTGGTATACAAAGGGATATGATGCCGGGAAGCGCAGGACTTGGTTGGTCAGATCGGGCCTTATCGCGCTGGCGCTTTTCGTGGTGCTGCGCTTCATCAATATTTATGGTGACCCTGCACCGTGGAGTGTGCAGAAGAATGCGTTGTATACGGTAATGAGCTTTCTGAACACGACGAAATATCCCGTGTCGTTGTTGTTTACGTTGATGATCCTGGGCAATACGTTGCTGTTATTGGCGGCGTTGGAGCGGCTGAAGGGTGAGCAGGGATCTTCTTTTTTGGTGTATGGGCGGGTGCCGTTGTTTTATTTCATTGTGCATTTTTATTTGATCCATGTTTGCGCATTGTTGTATAGGATCGGGAATGGGACTCCTTTCGCATCGATCGATTTTCATTTTGCGAAAGGGTTTGGGGGCGTGACGGCGGGGTCGGGAGTGACGTTGTTTTGGGTGTATGTGGTGTGGGCGGGGATTGTGTTAGTGCTGTTCCCGGTATGTACTTGGTATAACCGGTACAAAAGCACCCATAAAGATTGGTGGTTGAGCTATTTGTAAGAAATCATTTTGAACTGACTCACATTCGCTCCTTTGCTGAAGCCCCCGTCTTCGCAAAAGGCTACGACGGGCAAGTCGGCGGGCAGGCGTTTTAGACCGTTTCGCGGGCGTAGTGGTTCGTGAGTTCTTCTACGAGGTCGAGCATGATTTC carries:
- a CDS encoding sialate O-acetylesterase gives rise to the protein MRKISLLFTLLLAAATTQAQLRLAAIFDDHMVLQQQSPTPIWGWSYSTQDITIQVSWDTTTVKVKTDNTAFWGTTLFTPVAGGPHTITVKAGGETITLKDVMTGEVWLCAGQSNMEWSMNASLDGKNDIDKVNDLNIRLFDVPNSAAMTPQVRGEGEWKVANPENVKSFSAVAYYFGKKLNTSLNVPIGLINASWGGTPAETWTPRESIEGNPKLLEASKKQVDDRPWCPSSPAVVYNSMINPMLPFRIAGALWYQGEANTAAPATYKLLMETMITDWRKHFLHDFPFYYVQIAPYAGYGEVEKGTLVREQEVKMLDIAKTGMVVVSDLVEDVNDIHPKYKKPVGERLANLALSDTYGKKGITYLNPLYKEMKVEKAKIRLSFNNIPTGLMAKSGSPTEFTIAGEDKVFYPAKAVIDGNTVVVSAKEVKKPAAVRFGWKNGSIPNLFSKEGLPVSSFRTDDWVIEVK
- a CDS encoding YkgJ family cysteine cluster protein, with the protein product MASEDKAFDREKFYQQAKNRAVENKKFLERVKKMDPRKVDDAFHTTHEAVFEEMDCLTCANCCKTTSPIFYQTDIERVAKALRMKPGDFVEQYLRIDEDRDYVLKSSPCPFLGDDNYCSVYEARPKACREYPHTDRKKMVQVTGLAYKNTQVCPAVLEIVERLKKIL
- a CDS encoding DUF1624 domain-containing protein, which produces MTTAAPATVLVEKPRISSIDMMRGIVMVVMALDHTRDFFHIDAFLFDPLDLTKTSPALFFTRWITHFCAPTFVFLSGMSARISLQGKGTKGLSKFLLSRGLWLIFLEVTVVRFGLLFNLYYDFTLMQVIWAIGASMVVLSGLVFLKERVVFILGLVIVFGHNLLDMVSVPQQNPLFPLWALFAQVGFFQITPQSAVAVPYPMLPWLGIMLTGYGMGMWYTKGYDAGKRRTWLVRSGLIALALFVVLRFINIYGDPAPWSVQKNALYTVMSFLNTTKYPVSLLFTLMILGNTLLLLAALERLKGEQGSSFLVYGRVPLFYFIVHFYLIHVCALLYRIGNGTPFASIDFHFAKGFGGVTAGSGVTLFWVYVVWAGIVLVLFPVCTWYNRYKSTHKDWWLSYL